The following DNA comes from Shinella zoogloeoides.
CAATCGCAGAGCGCGGTGAGCCAGCAGGCGCTGGACGAGGCGACGGCGGCGCTGCTTCAGGCGAAGGCCGACGTGGAGGCGGCGAAGGCCAGCCTGGAGACCGCGCGCATCGACCTCGACAACACGACGATCAAGGCGCCGATCGCCGGCATCATCGGCATGGCGGGCGTCAGCGTCGGCTCGCTCGTCACCCAGAACCAGACGGATGCGCTGGCGACGATCCGCCAGATCGATCCCGTCAATGTCGACCTCGTCGATACCAGCGCCAATCTCCTGAAAATCCGCCAGGATGTCGAGGCCGGACGCCTCGGCCGCGACGGCGAGGGCGCGCCGAGCGTGCGGCTGACGCTGGAGAACGGCGCGGACTACGATGAGACCGGCACGATCTCGCTGGCGACGGTGAATGTCAGCGAAAGCACCGGCACCTTCACCCTGCGCGCCAGCTTCCCCAATCCCCGGCGCGTGCTGCTGCCGGGCATGTTCGTGCGCGCCTCCGTCGATCTCGGCAGTATGCCGAACGCCTTCCTGGTGCCCCAGCGCGCTGTGCAGCGCAGCGGCACGGGCGAGCCCGTGGCCTATGTCGTCTCCGCCGACGGCAAGGCGGAGCAGCGCACGCTGACGACCCTCGGCACGTCCGGCAACGACTGGATCGTGACGGAGGGGCTGAAGGACGGCGAGCGCCTGATCGTCGACGGCTTCCAGAAGATCTCCGCGGGCGCCGCCGTGACGCCGGTGGAAGCGGTCATCGACGAGGATGGCGTGGTGAAGCAGTCGCTCGCCGGCCCCGCCCAGGCTGACGATGCGTCGGGAGCTTCGAAATGACGGAAGGTCTGCGGCGCAATGCCCTGGCGAGCTTCTTCATCGCTCGCCCCGTCTTCGCCATCGTGCTCGCCATCGCCACGCTTCTGTCGGGCGTGATGGGCATCTATTCGCTCTCGATCTCGCAATATCCCGATGTCGCGCCCGTCACCGTGCGCATCGGCGCGTCCTATTCCGGCGCCACCGCTGAAGCCGTGGAAAACTCGGTCACCACTAAGATCGAAAGCGCGATGACCGGCCTCGACGGCCTGCTCTACATGGAATCCTCCTCGAATACCGGCTCGGCCTCCATCTCACTCACCTTCGCCAGCGGCACGGATGCGGAACTGGCGCAGGTCGAGGTGCAGAATAAGCTGGCGCGCGTCGAATCCCAGCTTCCCGAGGCCGTGCAGGATGCCGGCGTCAGCGTGTCCCGCTCGCCTTCCGGCATCCTGATGATCGGCAACATCATCTCGCGGGACGGCCGCTACACCTCCTCTGAGCTCTCCGACATCATGTCGAGCAGCATCGAGGAGCGCATCGAGCGGCTCGACGGCGTCGGCTCGGTGCAGTCCTTCGGCAGCGGCTATGCCATGCGCGTCTGGCTCGACCCGGACCAGATGCAGAAATACCAGCTCGTCCCCTCGGACGTCACCACGGCCATCAAGGCGCAGAACGCGCAGGTCGCCGCCGGCTCCATCGGCGCGACGCCCGTGGTGCGCGGCCAGCAGCTGAAGGCGAGCATCGTCGCGCAGACGCAGATGACCTCCGCCGAGGAATTCCGCAAGATCATCCTCAAGACGGCGAAGGACGGCTCCGTCGTGCGCCTCGGCGACGTGGCGCGCGTCGAGATCGGGCTGGAAAGCTACGGCCAGAGCTCGACCTTCAACGGCATGCCGGCCGCCGGCTTCGGCGTGCAGCTCGCCAGCGGCGCGAATGCCATCACCACGGCCGCGGCCGTGCATACGGAACTCGACGGTCTCGCGGGCTCGCTGCCCGAGGGCGTCGAGATCGCTTATTCCTACGAGACGACGCCCTTCGTGGAACTCTCCATCGAGAAGGTGGTCGAGACGCTGATCGAGGCCATCGTGCTCGTCTTCCTCGTGCTTCTGCTCTTCCTCCAGAACCTGCGGGCGACGCTCATTCCGATGATCGCGGTGCCCGTCGTGCTGCTCGGCACCTTCGGGGTGCTCGCGGCCTTCGGCTATTCCATCAACATGCTGACCATGTTCGCCATGGTGCTCGCCATCGGCCTCCTCGTCGACGACGCGATCGTCGTGGTGGAGAATGTCGAGCGCGTCATGTCGGAGGAGGGGCTTTCCGCCCGCGAGGCGACGGAGAAGTCGATGGGCGAGATCACCGGTGCGCTGATCGGCGTCGCGCTGGTGCTCACCGCCGTCTTCATTCCCATGGCCTTCTTCTCGGGCTCGGTCGGTGTCATCTACCGGCAGTTCTCCATCACCATCGCCAGCGCCATGCTGCTCTCCGTCCTCGTCGCGATCGTCCTGACGCCGGCGCTCTGCGCCATGCTGCTGAAGCCCACCCATGGCGGGCTGGCGGCGCGCATCTTCGGCGGCTTCAACCGGGGCGTCGAAAAGACGACGCGCGGCTATGTGCGGGCGGTGGGCGGCATCGTCGCAAGGCCGCTGCGCATGCTCGTGGTGTTCGCCGCGCTGCTGGCCGGCGCCGGCTGGGTCTATACGCAGCTTCCCTCCTCCTTCCTGCCGGAGGAGGACCAGGGCGTGCTGATGACGCAGATCACCCTGCCGGCCGGCGCCAATGCCGCCCGCACGCAGGCCGTCATCGACATGGTCGAGGACTATTTCCTCAATGACGAGAAGGACGCGGTGCAGAGCGTCTTCATGACGCTCGGCTTCGGCTTCGGCGGCAGCGGCGAGAACGCGGCGATGGCCTTCGTGCGCCTCAAGGACTTCGATGCGCGCAAGGATGCCTCGCTCTCCGCCTCCGCCATATCGCAACGCGCCTCGGCGCATTTCCGCAAGATCCGCGATGCGGAGGTCTTCGTGCTCGCCCCGCCGGCCATTCAGGGGCTGGGGCAGAGCAACGGCTTCTCCATGTATCTGGAGGACACCGGCAACCGGGGACGCGACGCGCTGACGGCGGCCAGCAACCGGCTTGCCGACCTTGCGCAGGCGGACGATACGGTCGGCAATGTGCGCGGCAATACCCGCACGCTGGAAAGCCAGCTCAAGATCGAGGTCGACCAGGAGAAGGCCGGCGCGCTCGGCATCGACCTCAGCGGCATCAACGGGCTGATCTCCACGGCCTTTGCTGGCAGCAACGTCAACGACTTCGTCTATAACGGCGAGATCAAGCCGGTCTATGTGCAGGCCGACGCGCCCTTCCGCATGCAGCCGGAGGATGTCGAGCGCTGGTATGCCCGCAACGGCGACGGCGAGATGGTGCCGTTCTCCGCCTTCGCCACGACCAAGTGGATCCAGGGCTCGCCCTCGCTCTCCCGCTTCAACGGGACGCCGGCCATCTCCATGAACGGCGCGGCGCAGGCCGGCGCCAGCTCCGGCGATGCGATGGACCGCATGGAGGCGCTCGTCTCCGGCCTCGACGGCGGCTACAGCGCGGCCTGGTCCGGCCTTTCCTACCAGGAAAGGCTCGCCGGATCGCAGGAGGCGATGCTCTATGCCGTCTCGCTGCTCGTCGTGTTCCTCTGCCTTGCCGCGCTCTACGAAAGCTGGTCCATTCCGCTCTCCGTCCTGCTCGCCGTGCCTGTCGGCGTGCTCGGCGCGCTGGTGGCGGCCTGGGCCTTCGACCAGTCGAACGACGTCTATTTCAAGGTGGGCCTGCTGACGACCATCGGCCTGACGGCCAAGAACGCCATCCTCATCGTCGAATTCGCCAAGGACCTGCGGGATGAGGGCCGGAGCGCCGTCGACGCCGTGCTGGAGGCCGCGCGCATGCGTCTCCGGCCGATCGTCATGACGTCGCTCGCCTTCATCCTCGGCGTCCTGCCGCTCGCCTTCGCGACGGGCGCGAGCTCGGCGGCGCAGAACGCCATCGGCATCGGCGTGATGGGCGGCATGATCGCCGCGACCGTGCTCGGCATCTTCTTCGTGCCGCTGCTCTTCGTGGTTATCGCGGGCCGGCGAAAAGCCTAGCGGTGGCGCCATAGGGCGCTGCCCGCAGAGAAAATCCTGCCTTTCGGACCAGACGGGGCCGTTCCGGTTGACGAGCGGAACGGCGATAGCCTTGCCGTATTCGGCTCACGAGCGGTCGTGGCCACGCCTTCGGGAATTCGGCAGGGCGACGCCGGGAAAGGTGCGCGGCTGGGCGATTACCTGTTCAGTGCAAATTTTTTGTCTTTATAGCGCATTTAATTCCGTTTGCCTTCCTGTTTCCCGCTGTCCAGACTCGCCGAAAGCAACGCATGGCGGAGGTGAGGCGGTCCGCCGGAGGAAAGGTGGAAGCGATGTCCGAGACGATCACGCACGAAGTCGAGCACCGGCCGGGCCTTGCGGCCCGCTGGCTGTTCTCCACCAATCACAAGGACATCGGCACGCTCTATCTCGTCCTTTCCATGCTGTCGGGCATTCTGGGCACCGGCCTTTCCGTGGCGCTGCGCATGGAGTTGCAGGAGCCGGGCCTGCAGCTCTTCTCCGATCCCGGCATCTTCAACGTCGTCGTCAGCGCGCACGGGCTGGTGATGATCTTCTTCGTCATCATGCCGGCGTTGATCGGCGGCTTCGGCAACTGGTTCATCCCGATCATGATCGGCGCGCCGGACATGGCCTTCCCGCGCATGAACAACGTCTCGCTCTGGCTGCTCGTCGCCTCGCTCGTCCTGTTCGTGCTGTCGCTGTTCGTGCCGGGAGCGACCGGGGTGAACGGCCATGGCGGCGGCTGGACGCTCTATCCGCCCTATTCGACCGAGGGCCAGCCGGGGCCGGCGGTCGATTTCGTCATCCTGTCGATTCATCTGTCCGGCGCCTCGTCGATCCTCGGGGCGATCAACTTCATCACCACGATCCTCAACATGCGCGCGCCGGGCATGACTTTGCACAAGATGCCGCTCTTCGCCTGGGCGATGCTCGTCACCGCCTTCATGCTGCTCTTCTCGCTGCCGGTGCTGGCCGGCGCCGTCACCATGCTGCTCACCGACCGCAATTTCGGCACGACCTTCTTCCAGCCGGCGAGCGGCGGCGATCCGATCCTCTACCAGCACCTGTTCTGGTTCTTCGGCCATCCCGAGGTCTACATCATGATCCTGCCGGCCTTCGGCATCGTCAGCCATGTGATCTCGACCTTCTCCAGAAAGCCCATCTTCGGTTATCTCGGCATGGCCTATGCCATGGTGGCGATCAGCGCCATCGGCTTCGTCGTCTGGGCGCATCACATGTTCACGGTCGGGCTGTCGCTGGATTCGCAGCGCTACTTCGCCTTCGCCTCGATGGTCATCGCCGTGCCGACGGGCATCAAGGTCTTCTCGTGGCTGGCGACCATGTGGGGCGGGTCGATCCGCTTCGCCACGCCCATGCTCTGGGCCATGGGCTTCGTCCTGCTCTTCACCATCGGCGGCGTCACCGGCGTGGTGCTCGCCAATCCCGGTGTCGACCGGGCCTTGCACGACACCTATTACGTCATCGCGCATTTCCATTACGTGCTGTCGCTCGGCGCGGCCTTCGCCATCTTCGCCGCCTGGTACTACTGGTTCCCGAAGATGAGCGGCTACCGGATGAGCGAAACGTTGGGAAGGCTGCATTTCTGGCTGACCTTCGTCGGCGTCAACCTCGTCTTCTTCCCGCAGCATTTCCTCGGGCTTGCCGGCATGCCGCGCCGCTATGCCGACTATCCCGACGCCTTCGCCGGCTGGAACTTCGTCTCCTCGGTCGGCTCCTACATCTCCGCCGCCGGCCTTGTCGTCTTCTTCATTGCCGTGGCGGAAGCCTTTGCGAGAAAGCGCGTCGCCGGCGACAATCCCTGGGGCGAAGGGGCGACGACGCTCGAATGGACGCTCTCCTCGCCGCCGCCCTTCCACCAGTTTACTGCGCTGCCGCTGATCGAATAGGGCGCCTAGGCGGGGCTACGCTTCACCGCCGTCGGCACGATGCCGAAGCGGCGGCGGAAGGCGGTGGCGAAGTTGGCGGCGCTGGTATAGCCGGCGATGCCGCTCGCCTCCTGCACGCTGGCCTCGCCGGTGGCGAGCGCAGCATAGGCCCGCTCCAGCCGGACGTTGCGCACATGGTCGAAGACGCTGCGGCCCTCGGCGGCGCGAAACAGGCGCTGCAGGCCGCTGGCGCTGATGCCGGCCTCGCGCGCGATGGTCTCCACGCTGAGCGGTTCGGCGGCGCGCGCGGCGATGAAATCCTTGGCGCGCTGGAGGCAGGTCATGTCGTGCCGGGTCAGCAGGCCGCCGCCCGCCTCGCGCCGGTCCGCCCGCAGCGCCGCCGCCATGGTCTCGGCCACCAGTTCGACGGCGCGGCCTTCGAGATAGAGGTCGCGCAGCTCGGGAATGAGCGGGGAGGGGCTGAAGATCTGCCGCACCAGCTCCACCATGCGCGGCGTCAGCGTCCAGCGGTATTCCGCAAGATGGTCGCGCAACAGCCGCGTGCCGCCCTTGGTATCGGCGACGGCTTCGAGCACGTCGCGATGCAGCCATTCCGGCGTGGCCGAAACCACGAGATGGCGCAGGTGCTGGCGCCCGCGCGAGGCGCGCGCGAAGCTTTCCGGGCAGGCATTCATGATCGCGACCCCGCGTGCCGCGCCGCGGTTCGCCTGGAAGGCGAAATGGCGGTCGCCGATGGAAAGATCGACGCTACCTTCGAGGAAGAAGATGCAGGAAAGCTCCTCGGGAAGCTGCGATGTGGCCGTGAAGGGCCGCTCCTCGATGGCGTCGCTGGCATGCAGCACGAGGCCCCGCCGCAGCTCGCGGTGCAGGAATGCGCCCTTCATCAAGGTATCGTCCGGCGTCAGCCGGTCGTCCGGGCTGTCGAAGGCGATGCCGGCATGGCGCATGAAGTCGCGCACGCGCAGGCGTCCGTCATTCGTCTTCAGTCCGGCTCCGCCTTCGGCTGCCATGTCCGATCCTTCGATATCCGCCGTCCCGTGCGTCGCAACGTGACCCGCGGGCCTTAGCGAACCGTCACGCCCCATGACGATTTACCGGTGCGCAAAGGCTTTTGCGTGTCGCGCAAAGGAACCGACATTGTCGGCCGTGCGATTGTTGCCCTAAGGAATACATTAACTTGATTTAAGTGGTCAAGTTTAAGGCAAGGTATAGCTGTCAGGGCGGCGATGATGAATTCGGCATACGGAACGGAAATGGATGCGGCGGGAATGGCATGGCGGGCGGCCTGGCGAAAGCGCCTCTGGCTCGCCTCGACCGTGCTGCTTGCCGTGACCGCGGCGGGCGGCCATGCGCTGGCGCAGGATGCCGGCGCGACCACGCTGGAGACCGTCACCGTCGACGGCGGCAAGGAGACCGGCCGCGGCCCGGACAAGGGCATCGTCGCCAAGACCAGCCGCAGCGCCTCGAAGACCACGACCTCGCTGCGCGAGACGCCGCAGGCCGTGAGCGTGGTGACGCGCGATGAAATCGACGCACGCGGCGCCAATTCCGTGCGCGAGGCGCTTCGTTACACGCCGGGCGTCCTCGCGGAGGCCAATGGCGACGACGTTCGCGGCGGCTGGATGTGGATCCGCGGCTACAACGCCTATTCCAGGCTCTGGCTCGACGGTCTCGCCCAGGCGGGCGATCCCGACGGCTACGCCTCCTGGCCGATCAATTCCTACGCGCTGGAGCGCGTCGAGGTGATCAAGGGGCCGGCCTCGGTGCTCTACGGGCAGACCGTGCCCGGCGGGCTGGTCAACCAGGTCAGCAAGCGGCCGCAGACCACCGCCCATAACGAGGTCGAGGTGACGACATCCTCGCTCGGCGGCATCCAGACCTCGGCCGACTTCACGGGGCCCCTCGGCAGTGACGGCGACTGGTCTTACCGTCTCGTCGGGCAGGGGCGGGATCTCGGCAGCCAGATCGACAAGGAGCGCAACCGGCAGCTCATGCTGTCGCCGAGCCTCACCTGGTCGCCCGACGAGGATACCTCGCTCACCCTTTACGGCCTCTACCAGAAGGTGAACCCGAAGAATTTCAGCGGGCGCTTCTATCCTGCATTCGGCACGCTGATCCCCAATCCCGCCGGGCAGATCCCGACCGACACCCATATGGGCGACTATCTCTCCAATGCGAACGAGTTCGACGCCAATCTCTATACGGCCGGCTACGAGTTCTCGCATAATTTCAACGAGAGCCTGACGTTCCGGCAGAACCTCAGATACAGCTATGCCGATCAGAACATGTTCCTGGCGGTCGTCAATCCGGCCTTCACATGGCCGTCGAACCCGCCCTCGGGCACCACGCTTGGACGGGTCGTCTCGGCATCCGACGACACGCTGTCGTCCATCGACATCGACAACCAGCTCGAGGCGCGCTTCGAGACCGGCGCGCTCGACCATACGATGCTGTTCGGCCTCGAATATTTCCACATCCGGTCCGACCGGCATTTCGGCTCGGCGGCCATCGCCGGGCAGGATTATCTCCATCCGGTCTATGGCGGCACCTATCCCTTCCCGGCATGGACGACCTCCAGGCTCTCAACGCAGGATCAGGTCGGCGTCTATGCCCAGGACCAGATCCGCTACGACAACTGGCTGGCGACGCTCGGCCTTCGCTACGATCATTCCGAGATCACGACGACCGACCGCCTGAAGAACGTGACCTACGAGAACAAGGACAGCGCGCTTTCGGGCCGCGCGGGCCTTGCCTATCTCTTCGACAACGGCCTGACGCCCTATGCGAGCTTCTCCACGGCGTTCCTGCCGACCATCGGCGCAGACGTGAACGGCGATCCCTACGAGGCGCAGCAGTCGCGGCAGTTCGAGGTCGGCGTCAAGTACGAGCCGGAAGGCGGGCGCGGCATGATCGGCGTTTCGCTCTACGACCTGAAGCTCGACAATGCGCTGACGCCAGTCTACAGCGGCACGGGCGCGACGCTCGGCAATATCCAGACCGGTGAGCAGCGCATCCGCGGCGTCGAGATCGAGGGCAAGTACGAGCTGACGCCGGAACTGGACCTGATCGCCTCCTACGCCTATTCCGATTCCAAGGTGCTCGCGACGAATATCGCGACTCAGGTGGGCAAGGACATGCTCCGCGTGCCGACGCATCAGGGCGCTCTCTGGGTGCAGTACCGGCCGGAATGGGCCGAGGGCCTTGCGTTGAATGCCGGTGTGCGCGCCATGTCGTCCTACCATACCGACACGACCTATCTCGACTCGCTCGAAATCCCCGGCCTTGCGCTGGTGGATATTGGTGCGCAATACGATCTAGGCGCCCTGAACAAGGATTTTGCCGGAACGACCTTCCGCGTCAACGTCTCCAACCTGTTCAACAGAACCCATGTCGTCCAGTGCACCAATGCCACGGGCGGAAGCTGCAACTACGGGCCGGGCCGGACCATCACGGCAAGCCTGAAATTCGAATGGTGACGCGATTGGCGACAGCGCGACCGAACGCGACGGGAAGGGCTGGCGGCACGCCGCCGGCCTTCCGTCTCCTGCACTGGATGCTGGCGGTGGCTGCCTTCCTCATGGCCCTCGCGCTTCCGGCCGAAGGGCGGGCGGAAATCGTGCTGTCGGATGCCGCCGGCCGCGAGGTGCGCCTTGCCGCGCCCGCGCGCCGCATCGTCACGAACGAAAGCCTCATCCTCATCTCGCTCGCTCTCGTCGATGCGGATCCCGTTTCGCGCCTTGCCGGCTGGGCCGCGCCCCAGCGCATCGACCGCGGCATGTACGACGCCTATCGCCGCCGCTTCCCG
Coding sequences within:
- a CDS encoding AraC family transcriptional regulator; this encodes MAAEGGAGLKTNDGRLRVRDFMRHAGIAFDSPDDRLTPDDTLMKGAFLHRELRRGLVLHASDAIEERPFTATSQLPEELSCIFFLEGSVDLSIGDRHFAFQANRGAARGVAIMNACPESFARASRGRQHLRHLVVSATPEWLHRDVLEAVADTKGGTRLLRDHLAEYRWTLTPRMVELVRQIFSPSPLIPELRDLYLEGRAVELVAETMAAALRADRREAGGGLLTRHDMTCLQRAKDFIAARAAEPLSVETIAREAGISASGLQRLFRAAEGRSVFDHVRNVRLERAYAALATGEASVQEASGIAGYTSAANFATAFRRRFGIVPTAVKRSPA
- the ctaD gene encoding cytochrome c oxidase subunit I, with the translated sequence MSETITHEVEHRPGLAARWLFSTNHKDIGTLYLVLSMLSGILGTGLSVALRMELQEPGLQLFSDPGIFNVVVSAHGLVMIFFVIMPALIGGFGNWFIPIMIGAPDMAFPRMNNVSLWLLVASLVLFVLSLFVPGATGVNGHGGGWTLYPPYSTEGQPGPAVDFVILSIHLSGASSILGAINFITTILNMRAPGMTLHKMPLFAWAMLVTAFMLLFSLPVLAGAVTMLLTDRNFGTTFFQPASGGDPILYQHLFWFFGHPEVYIMILPAFGIVSHVISTFSRKPIFGYLGMAYAMVAISAIGFVVWAHHMFTVGLSLDSQRYFAFASMVIAVPTGIKVFSWLATMWGGSIRFATPMLWAMGFVLLFTIGGVTGVVLANPGVDRALHDTYYVIAHFHYVLSLGAAFAIFAAWYYWFPKMSGYRMSETLGRLHFWLTFVGVNLVFFPQHFLGLAGMPRRYADYPDAFAGWNFVSSVGSYISAAGLVVFFIAVAEAFARKRVAGDNPWGEGATTLEWTLSSPPPFHQFTALPLIE
- a CDS encoding TonB-dependent siderophore receptor gives rise to the protein MAWRAAWRKRLWLASTVLLAVTAAGGHALAQDAGATTLETVTVDGGKETGRGPDKGIVAKTSRSASKTTTSLRETPQAVSVVTRDEIDARGANSVREALRYTPGVLAEANGDDVRGGWMWIRGYNAYSRLWLDGLAQAGDPDGYASWPINSYALERVEVIKGPASVLYGQTVPGGLVNQVSKRPQTTAHNEVEVTTSSLGGIQTSADFTGPLGSDGDWSYRLVGQGRDLGSQIDKERNRQLMLSPSLTWSPDEDTSLTLYGLYQKVNPKNFSGRFYPAFGTLIPNPAGQIPTDTHMGDYLSNANEFDANLYTAGYEFSHNFNESLTFRQNLRYSYADQNMFLAVVNPAFTWPSNPPSGTTLGRVVSASDDTLSSIDIDNQLEARFETGALDHTMLFGLEYFHIRSDRHFGSAAIAGQDYLHPVYGGTYPFPAWTTSRLSTQDQVGVYAQDQIRYDNWLATLGLRYDHSEITTTDRLKNVTYENKDSALSGRAGLAYLFDNGLTPYASFSTAFLPTIGADVNGDPYEAQQSRQFEVGVKYEPEGGRGMIGVSLYDLKLDNALTPVYSGTGATLGNIQTGEQRIRGVEIEGKYELTPELDLIASYAYSDSKVLATNIATQVGKDMLRVPTHQGALWVQYRPEWAEGLALNAGVRAMSSYHTDTTYLDSLEIPGLALVDIGAQYDLGALNKDFAGTTFRVNVSNLFNRTHVVQCTNATGGSCNYGPGRTITASLKFEW
- a CDS encoding efflux RND transporter periplasmic adaptor subunit, translated to MMRERLLRIGLVAAGLLLAACSDQSSGNAPAGGGAMPAAEVGFVVLKAQSVPRHAQLSGRVVAHATAEIRPQIDGIIQSIDFREGRKVDAGDVLFKVRDAKFSAAYAAAAASLSRAEASQQSAQAAFDRNARLQSQSAVSQQALDEATAALLQAKADVEAAKASLETARIDLDNTTIKAPIAGIIGMAGVSVGSLVTQNQTDALATIRQIDPVNVDLVDTSANLLKIRQDVEAGRLGRDGEGAPSVRLTLENGADYDETGTISLATVNVSESTGTFTLRASFPNPRRVLLPGMFVRASVDLGSMPNAFLVPQRAVQRSGTGEPVAYVVSADGKAEQRTLTTLGTSGNDWIVTEGLKDGERLIVDGFQKISAGAAVTPVEAVIDEDGVVKQSLAGPAQADDASGASK
- a CDS encoding efflux RND transporter permease subunit; this encodes MASFFIARPVFAIVLAIATLLSGVMGIYSLSISQYPDVAPVTVRIGASYSGATAEAVENSVTTKIESAMTGLDGLLYMESSSNTGSASISLTFASGTDAELAQVEVQNKLARVESQLPEAVQDAGVSVSRSPSGILMIGNIISRDGRYTSSELSDIMSSSIEERIERLDGVGSVQSFGSGYAMRVWLDPDQMQKYQLVPSDVTTAIKAQNAQVAAGSIGATPVVRGQQLKASIVAQTQMTSAEEFRKIILKTAKDGSVVRLGDVARVEIGLESYGQSSTFNGMPAAGFGVQLASGANAITTAAAVHTELDGLAGSLPEGVEIAYSYETTPFVELSIEKVVETLIEAIVLVFLVLLLFLQNLRATLIPMIAVPVVLLGTFGVLAAFGYSINMLTMFAMVLAIGLLVDDAIVVVENVERVMSEEGLSAREATEKSMGEITGALIGVALVLTAVFIPMAFFSGSVGVIYRQFSITIASAMLLSVLVAIVLTPALCAMLLKPTHGGLAARIFGGFNRGVEKTTRGYVRAVGGIVARPLRMLVVFAALLAGAGWVYTQLPSSFLPEEDQGVLMTQITLPAGANAARTQAVIDMVEDYFLNDEKDAVQSVFMTLGFGFGGSGENAAMAFVRLKDFDARKDASLSASAISQRASAHFRKIRDAEVFVLAPPAIQGLGQSNGFSMYLEDTGNRGRDALTAASNRLADLAQADDTVGNVRGNTRTLESQLKIEVDQEKAGALGIDLSGINGLISTAFAGSNVNDFVYNGEIKPVYVQADAPFRMQPEDVERWYARNGDGEMVPFSAFATTKWIQGSPSLSRFNGTPAISMNGAAQAGASSGDAMDRMEALVSGLDGGYSAAWSGLSYQERLAGSQEAMLYAVSLLVVFLCLAALYESWSIPLSVLLAVPVGVLGALVAAWAFDQSNDVYFKVGLLTTIGLTAKNAILIVEFAKDLRDEGRSAVDAVLEAARMRLRPIVMTSLAFILGVLPLAFATGASSAAQNAIGIGVMGGMIAATVLGIFFVPLLFVVIAGRRKA